The genomic stretch TGCCGCGAACCGGCTGCACGCCGATGGCAACATGCGCGTTGCCGCCACCGGCACCCTGACCAACACCGGCACGCTGGCCGCGGTGGGCGATCTGACGGTTCAAGGCACCGATGTGGTCAACGCCGCGGGCGCCGACATGGTCAGCGCCACTACCACGGTCAACGCCACCAATCGGCTGGACAACGCCGGGCGGATCGAGGGCGATACGGTTCAGACCAACAGCCCCACCACCAACAACACCGGCACCATCATTGGCAACCGCGTGACGGTGCTGGGCAGCGACATCGCCAACACCGGTGCGGCAGGATTGATCGCGGCGGCGGAAAACCTCCATCTCTACGCCAGCCATTCGATGCAGAACCTGGACGGTGCGACGCTCTACAGCGCGGGCGACCTGCAGATTGCCCGGGACGGCGCGCGTGACCCGGCCACCGGGTTGCTGGTCAACCAGGTCGGCACGCTGATCAACCGCTCGGCCACCATCGAGGCTGGGGGAGGCATCGACATTGCGGCGAGGCAGCTCAGCAACATCCGATCAAGCATTATCACGGCACCCGGTACGCCGACGACCGGCGAAACCAAGACGCTGAAACTCTGGCGGCCAGCCCTGCCACCATCGGAGCTGGCTGGCCACATCAGCATCACCGTACCAACCTGGCGCTGGACCGCAACCACTTCGAGCATCACAGCGGAGCAGATCGAAGCGCTGCGCACGCCGGTGACCATCGAGGTGCCGAAGGCAGACGTAGGGGCGCTCGACACCACGGCAAAGACCCTGTCCTTTGCCAAGGTGCCGATTGAGGAATACGCGAACCGTGAACAGCCGATCTGCAACGACAACGATTGCACAACGCCCCCGCCGATCCTGACCCGTCCGCTGACTGTGAACGCAGTTCAGCACTACGAGAACATCGAGGATACCGGCGGGACCTACCGGATCACCTTCTGGCCCGATTTGGACCCCGACGTCCATCTGCGTCCCGACCAGGTGCGGGTGCGTTTCGATCTCGGCGTGGACAACCACGATTACAGCGAAATCTCGCGCACCGTCACGACCACCGCCACGACGGATCGGGTGATCAGCGCCAGCGATCCGGCCAAGATCCAGGCAGGTGGTGCAATTCGCATCAATAGCAATGGCGGCGCAATCCTGAACCAGTCGTCCACCATGGCGGCCGGCGCAGACCTGGTGCGCTCCGCGGTGGGCGGCACGGTGCAGGACGCGGGCACTGTCCTGCAGCAGTCGGTCAGCACGACGGAAACCTCAACCTTCTACTGGCATCAGAAATCCGGCGGCAACAGCGATACACAGGTGGTGCCCTATCCGACCACGCCGCAGGCATCGACCACGGTGACGGCGCTGCCAGCCATCGCGTCGGCCAATCAGACGGTGCAGACGAGCGCCCAGGACATCCAGGTCACGACCGTCAACAGGCTGGGTGACACCGTTACAGGCAGTGGCGTAACGGGCGGCAGTGCCACCGGCGCGCAGGTCACCGGCACGGCCGGAGGCCCTGGCAAGCCTCTGCAGACGCTAGGTACCGCCAGCGGCGGCATCCCCAACCTGACGCTGCCAACGAACGGCCTGTATCGCTACCAGACGGCGCCGGGCGTCACGTACCTGATTGCCACCGACGCGCGCTTCACGCAATACAGCAGGTTCATTTCCAGCGACTACATGCTGGGCCAACTGGGGCTGGACCAACTGACGCTGCAAAAGCGCCTGGGCGACGGCTTCTACGAGCAGAAGCTGATCCGCGACCAGGTGACGCAACTGACCGGGCGTACCTATCTGGCGGGCTACAGCGACCAGATGGCGCAATACCAGGCGCTGATGAGCAATGGCGCGGCCTACGCCAAGGCGTTCAACCTGGCCCCCGGCATCGGCCTGTCCGAGAAGCAGATGGCCCAACTCACCACGGACATGGTGTGGCTGGTCAGCCAGGAAGTAATGCTACCGGATGGCACACGCCAATCGGTGCTGGTGCCCAAGCTGTACCTGGCCCATAGCCATGCGGTGGATCTGACCAGCACCGGCGCCCTGGTGACGGGCAGCAAGGTCAGCCTCGATGCCAGCGCAGACGTGGCCAACAGCGGCCGGATCGTGGGCGACCTGGCCACGCAGGTGGTGGGCAACAATATCGTCAACCGGGGCCGGATCGGCGCGACCGGCACCACGGTTGTGAAGGCTGCGCAGGACGTGCGCAACCTGGGCGGGCGCATAAGCGGCACCGATACGGTGGTGTCCGCTGGCCGCGACGTGATCAACGAGACGCAGACCATCACCGATCAGGTCATGATGGGGGGCCACAGCGCCAGCGCCACCGGGATCGGATCCGTGGCCTCCATCTCAGGCACCGGCAATGTTGCCGTGCAGGCAGGGCGCGACGTCAACATGGCCGGCGGCACGGTGGATGCCGGCAACCATGCACTGCTTGCGGCCGGCCGCGACTTGAACCTCGGCACGGTGGTGGTTGGCACCACCCAGGATTCCAGTTCGCGCGGTGGCCAGAGCTATTACCACGACCAGACCAAAGTCGGTGCCGGTAGCAGCGTGCGCGCCGGGGCCAACGTCGTGGCCGTGGCCGGCCGCGATGCGACCCTGACCGGCTCAGCCCTCGACGCCGGCAACAACGCCTCACTGATCGCGGGCCGCAATGCCACGGTCACGGCATCACTGGATTCAAACACGCATAGCGAGGGATCGCTGGGCGGCAAGAATGCGCAATATACCAAGTCGTCTTATGACGAGGCGGTGCGCGGCAGTTCGGTGCGGGCAGGCAACAACGCGACGCTGGCCGCCGGGAAGCCGCAGCTGGCTGCTACCGTGCTGGGCGAAAACGGTATCAAGATGGCGCCGGAGGCGGCAGTCGTGCCTGCGGGCACCGGCAACCTGGCCGTGCTGGGCTCGACGGTGAGCACCGACAAGGGAATTGCTACCTTGACCGGAACCGGCGATGTGACCGTCGGTACGATCAGCGAAAAGCATAACGCGCAAGGCTGGTCTCGCTCCAATCGCTCCGGGTTCCTGTCGAAGGAGCAGACCACGAAGGAGTACAGCGAGAAGCAAGCCATCGCAGTCGGATCCCTGATCTCGGCCGACAGTGTTTCTGGCAACGCCGGACGTGACCTGATCGTGGCAGGCTCCAACGTTGCCGCGACCCACGACGTGAACCTGGACGCAGGCCGTGATCTGACCATCACCAGCGCGCAGGAAACCAGTTCCAGCCATAGTTTCGAGCGCACTACCAAGTCAGGACTCGGCGCGACCGGGTCCGGCATCTCCTACGGCAAGTACGACCAGAAGGACACGACCAACGATAGCGCCGTCACGCAGACGGCGAGCCTGGTGGGCAGCACGGATGGCAGTGTCCACCTGAAAGCGGGCAGCGCATTGACGGTTACAGGCAGCGAGGTGCTTGCGGCGAAGGACATCACCGGCGCAGCGGCTGATATCACGATCGAGGCGGCAACAGGAAGCCGGCATCACGATGAAACCCACGAGGTCAAGCAAAGCGGCTTTACGCTTGGGGTGTCGGGCGGCGCCATCGGCGCTGCTCTCGATGCAGGCAGCAAGATGAGTTCTGCCGGCAAGAGCCAGGACGGGCGCGCTGCTGCACTGTGGGGCATCGCTTCTGGGCGCGACGCCTTCGATGCGGGCAGCGCCTTCGCCAACGGAGCCAATCCGGCAGCCGGCGCGGCGGTGACACTCTCGTGGGGCTCCAGCCAAAGCAAGCAGACGCTGGCCGAGGATAGCGCCACGCATACCAGTTCACGCGTTACGGCAGGCGGCACCGTTGCCTTCGTCGCGACCGGCATCGACGCCGATGGCAACCAGACGGCCGGCAACCTGAATATCATCGGCTCCGACGTGGCAGCAAACAAGGTGGCATTGGGTGCCAGGAACGACATCAACGTCGTGTCCGCCACGGACACAAACGAAAGCCACAGCACCAGCAAGTCGAGCAGCGCCAGGGTCGGCATTTCGTATGGTGCGCAGGGATTTGGCGTATCGGCGTCGGGCTCCAGGGCCAAGGGCAACGCGGACAATACCGGGGCCACCCATGTCAACAGCCATGTGAGCGGCAAGGAGGCGGTAGCTTTCGTGTCGGGCAATGACACCAACATCCTCGGTGCCACAGTCAATGGCGGAAAGGTCGTGGGCGACGTAGGTGGCAACCTCAATATCGCCAGCCGACAAGACACCGAGGAAATGCGCGCCAGGCAGGAAAGCATGGGCGGCGGGTTCAGCATCAGCCAGGGAGGCGGATCGGCCAGCGTCTCCGCGAGCAAGGGCAAGGCGAGCGGCAGCTATGCGAATGTGAGCGAGCAGTCGGGGATCTACGCGGGGGACGGTGGCTTTGACATCCGTGTCGAGGGCAATACCGATCTCAAGGGTGCGGTGATAGCCAGCGCGGGTGGCAAGGACAAGAACCACCTCGATACCGGGACGCTCAGTTTCAGCGACATCCAGAACCACTCGGACTACAGCGCGACTTCGTTCGGCGTGTCGGCCGGCATTACCGCTGGCTCACAGAATGAAGAGAAGATCAGCGGACTAACCTCAGGCAAGAACACCGGCGGCATCAGCCCGATGATTCCGCAACACAAGAGCGGCAGCCAGGATGGCGTGGCGCACAGCGCCGTAGCGGACGCCACCATCACGATCCGCGACGAGGCACACCAGAAGCAGGACCTGGTCAACCTCAAGCGCGACACCACCAACAGCAACGCACAGGTCGGCGAGAATCCCGACCTCCAGAATCTGCTCGACAAGCAGGCCGACATGATGGCGGCAGCTCGGGCGGCCGGCGAGGCGGTGGCCAAGACGGTGGGCGACGTGGCGGGCGCCAAGCAGAAGAACGCACTGGTAAAGGCCCATGCTGCGGAGAGGGCCGGCGATAGTGCGCTGGCCGCGCAGTACCGTGCCGAGGCTGAGAAGTGGGCCGAAGATGGAGATTATCGTGCTGCCCTGCATGCCGCGGGCGGTGCGCTGGTCGCTGGCTTGGGTGGCGGCAGCGCGATAGCCGGTGCCACTGGCGCTGGCGCCGCCTCGCTGGCTTCCGGTATCAGCAAGGACATCAGCAATGGTGTCAAGGATTCAGTAGGAACTGGCAATGCCGGCCTGGACGAGGCCATTGGCAACCTGGCCGCCAACATCGTGGCGGGCGGTATCGGCGCGGCAGTGGGCGGCGGGGCCGGCGCCGCGACCGCGGCAAACGTCGATCGCTTCAACCGACAACTGCACCCGGATGAAAAAGAGAAGATTCGAACCCAGGCGAAGGGGGACAAAGCACTCGAAGAGCGCCTGGCACGAGCTGCGTGCTATGAAGTGAAATGCTGGGCGGAATTTCCCATAGGCAGCGATGCCTACAACAAAAATTACGTGAGTGTAGTGGAGGCTGGTCAGCTTACGCAGGAATTGGACTGGGTGCATCGCCAGCAAGAGGCAAATTTGTTCGTCCACACGCCCTTGCAGAAAGCCACCGATGCTTTGCAGAGCGATCCACTAGCAGGTTGCTGAAGTACTCCCCGTACAAGAGGCGAGGCTTCCCCCTGCAAGGCAGTAGGCTTGCGATTTTTCACAATCTGGAAGCGGGACGTCCCTACATCGATTTTTTCGGCGGTTTGGCGCCCGATTCCGGCCTCATTACCGCGATTACTGCAACTGCGGACGGATTTGTCCCAGTGAGCGCATGCGCACGAGGTTGTAGGCGGCCATGCTCAGCACGAACATCTGGTCGACTCGCTTCAGTCCACGCACCATCACCTGGCGCATGCGCCCGACAGTCTTGACCCATCCGAAGCCTTGTTCGATCAGCTTGCGCTTTTGCTGCGAAACGGCATACCCGGCGCTGCAAGCAATGGCATCAGGAACGGCCGAGCGGCGCCCCGAGGTGTTCTGTGCCACGTGGGGCGTCACCTTCAGTTCCAGGCAGGCTTGAATGAACTCTTGCGCGTCGTAGCCCTTGTCTGCACCCACCGTGATTTCGGTGTTCGGGTCGTCCGTCACCTGTCGGGCATCGTTGAGCATCACCTTCGCGGCCTCGCGCTCAGCATGTCCGTCCGCATTGGTCACCATGGCGCTCACCACCAGGCCGTGACGGTTGTCGCTCAGGGTATGACCCATATAGCGAAGTTCACTCGCAGTTTTGCCCTTGCGGTACAGCTTGGCATCGGGATCGGTCTTGGACTCGTGCGTCTCGTTGCTGCGCGTGCGACCTTTGAAGTTGGCGCCGTCGTTGTCGTCCTTGTCGTCGCCGCCGTCCTTGCGCACGAAGCTCTTGTGGCCTGCCCACGCCTGAATCAGCGTGCCGTCCACGCTGAAGTGCTCGCCCGACAGCCAGTTCTTCTTCTGCGCGATGGCCAGCACCTCGTTGAAAAACTGGATCACCGCATCATGCTTGATCAGCCGCTCGCGGTTCTTGGTGAAGACCGTGGGCACCCAAACGGTGTCGTCCATCGACAGCCCGATGAACCAGCGAAACAGCAGGTTGTACTGCGTCTGCTCCATGAGTTGGCGTTCGGAGCGAACGCTGTAGAGCACCTGCAGCAGCATGGCCCGCAGCAACTTCTCCGGCGCGATGCTGGGCTGGCCACCCTTGATATCGTCCTCGTACATCTGTGCGAACAACCGGTCCATCTTTACCAGCGCCTGGTTGGCCATGGCGCGGATCGAGCGCAGCGGGTGGGACTTCGGCACGAAATCATCCAGCCTCCGCATAGTGAACAAACTTTCCGTGAAGGTATCTGCGCCGCGCATGAAAGTGGAGTTGGATGGGTTCCTCAAATCAACGCTTCAGCCAGTTGTCGCGCTGACGTCCACCGGAGGTATTTCAGCGGCCTGCTAGGCGTGGCCAAAGATGCGACTAGAGTCGTTCTTGGTGGCGTAACGACGAAAACTGGGGTGGCGCTCTGTACATCGGGGCTTGGATGCGCGGCAGGGGTCCCGATGGCGGCAATCGGTGCCAGCGATATTGTTGAAGGTGTTGACGGACTATACAACCGGTACAACGGCATTAGCTCAGTCGGCACAAATCCGTTGCGATACGGGTTTAATCTGCTAAGCCCGACATGGGGTGACACGGCATATGATGGTTTGGGTCTTGCGGCCGCGGCTATAGCGTTGAGAGCGCCCGTGCCACTCAAGATGGGAACGGCAGATGGCCTCAATCGTTCGGGTTCGATGTTTGGCGTGACGGTGCCGCGTTTCGACAACAATACGCTGATACCCTTCACTGGTTTGACTGCGCCGTACGGTACGACTCAAACCATCTTGCTGTATGGGGTTGCTGCAAAGGGGGTAGCTGTCATCAACGACGTGCGGAATACGGGTGAGAAGAAATGAACTGGA from Cupriavidus nantongensis encodes the following:
- a CDS encoding hemagglutinin repeat-containing protein, translating into MNRNLYRLVFNAARGMLVAVRECAMGCGKGRQAGSRSAAECAQTASIARFAVGALTLAAWIAAGLPCAQAQVVADPNSGVNRPTVVQTANGLQQVNITRPSAAGVSTNAYTQFDVPRPGVILNNAPTPVSTQQAGYVNGNPNLLPGGSARIIVNQVNGTSPSQLQGYVEVAGPRSEVVIANPNGLVVNGLGFINTSRATLTTGIPMFGGSGSLDAFRVTSGQIAIQGEGMNAANVDQVDLIARAVQANAALYANQLNVIAGANQVDRATLAATPITGSGDAPALGIDVAQLGGMYGSKIMLASTEHGVGVSLRGIAAAQAGELTLTAQGKLVLAGQANASGNLVVYARDGIDNNGTTYGKQGVSINTDGVLANTGTLAGQQWLNAYAGSVASTGTLAAGVNVDGSTAAPADLTVVATNGALTATGRNQASGNATLQGTGANLAGSQTSAGGNLNLQAGAGKLDLTGADIRAGAALNATAGGALVNDRGQLSSQGSLVLQGDSLSNQGGQIVARQAATLKVASAVNNTQGTMQADGALSAHAGSLDNTAGRIVSLNSDGLSLNTTGSLVNAAGTTATGAEGGLIGGNGSVVINAGTLTNHGHINALDDATLDTQALDNDNGKVTAGGTLAARVAGAATNRQGTLSAATLNLEASALDNAGGRVEGDNLAIAAKGDLLNRGGTINQYGATDATVHAGGTFDNTQGTIAANGGNLAASGQTIVNSSGKIQHAGAGLLTVTSERDFSNATGTIETNGALQATAATLDNAGGSMSAQDKATIATSSDLLNRYGKLYGKNGLALRSGGQIDNTGGSAQTDGNLSAIAAGKLANANGTLAANGAHGVLDISTESLDNTRGQLTNAGDGATAVTATHALTNTGGKLGGNGNVTVHAQDLVNTAKGSVIASGALALNTTRTVDNTGGELYGGKGLVLEQADATLVNEGGQIQSATDAFVDVANLNNAGGTIKANQDIAVKGAVSGSGEMTAGHDLALDVDGDYVNDAANRLHADGNMRVAATGTLTNTGTLAAVGDLTVQGTDVVNAAGADMVSATTTVNATNRLDNAGRIEGDTVQTNSPTTNNTGTIIGNRVTVLGSDIANTGAAGLIAAAENLHLYASHSMQNLDGATLYSAGDLQIARDGARDPATGLLVNQVGTLINRSATIEAGGGIDIAARQLSNIRSSIITAPGTPTTGETKTLKLWRPALPPSELAGHISITVPTWRWTATTSSITAEQIEALRTPVTIEVPKADVGALDTTAKTLSFAKVPIEEYANREQPICNDNDCTTPPPILTRPLTVNAVQHYENIEDTGGTYRITFWPDLDPDVHLRPDQVRVRFDLGVDNHDYSEISRTVTTTATTDRVISASDPAKIQAGGAIRINSNGGAILNQSSTMAAGADLVRSAVGGTVQDAGTVLQQSVSTTETSTFYWHQKSGGNSDTQVVPYPTTPQASTTVTALPAIASANQTVQTSAQDIQVTTVNRLGDTVTGSGVTGGSATGAQVTGTAGGPGKPLQTLGTASGGIPNLTLPTNGLYRYQTAPGVTYLIATDARFTQYSRFISSDYMLGQLGLDQLTLQKRLGDGFYEQKLIRDQVTQLTGRTYLAGYSDQMAQYQALMSNGAAYAKAFNLAPGIGLSEKQMAQLTTDMVWLVSQEVMLPDGTRQSVLVPKLYLAHSHAVDLTSTGALVTGSKVSLDASADVANSGRIVGDLATQVVGNNIVNRGRIGATGTTVVKAAQDVRNLGGRISGTDTVVSAGRDVINETQTITDQVMMGGHSASATGIGSVASISGTGNVAVQAGRDVNMAGGTVDAGNHALLAAGRDLNLGTVVVGTTQDSSSRGGQSYYHDQTKVGAGSSVRAGANVVAVAGRDATLTGSALDAGNNASLIAGRNATVTASLDSNTHSEGSLGGKNAQYTKSSYDEAVRGSSVRAGNNATLAAGKPQLAATVLGENGIKMAPEAAVVPAGTGNLAVLGSTVSTDKGIATLTGTGDVTVGTISEKHNAQGWSRSNRSGFLSKEQTTKEYSEKQAIAVGSLISADSVSGNAGRDLIVAGSNVAATHDVNLDAGRDLTITSAQETSSSHSFERTTKSGLGATGSGISYGKYDQKDTTNDSAVTQTASLVGSTDGSVHLKAGSALTVTGSEVLAAKDITGAAADITIEAATGSRHHDETHEVKQSGFTLGVSGGAIGAALDAGSKMSSAGKSQDGRAAALWGIASGRDAFDAGSAFANGANPAAGAAVTLSWGSSQSKQTLAEDSATHTSSRVTAGGTVAFVATGIDADGNQTAGNLNIIGSDVAANKVALGARNDINVVSATDTNESHSTSKSSSARVGISYGAQGFGVSASGSRAKGNADNTGATHVNSHVSGKEAVAFVSGNDTNILGATVNGGKVVGDVGGNLNIASRQDTEEMRARQESMGGGFSISQGGGSASVSASKGKASGSYANVSEQSGIYAGDGGFDIRVEGNTDLKGAVIASAGGKDKNHLDTGTLSFSDIQNHSDYSATSFGVSAGITAGSQNEEKISGLTSGKNTGGISPMIPQHKSGSQDGVAHSAVADATITIRDEAHQKQDLVNLKRDTTNSNAQVGENPDLQNLLDKQADMMAAARAAGEAVAKTVGDVAGAKQKNALVKAHAAERAGDSALAAQYRAEAEKWAEDGDYRAALHAAGGALVAGLGGGSAIAGATGAGAASLASGISKDISNGVKDSVGTGNAGLDEAIGNLAANIVAGGIGAAVGGGAGAATAANVDRFNRQLHPDEKEKIRTQAKGDKALEERLARAACYEVKCWAEFPIGSDAYNKNYVSVVEAGQLTQELDWVHRQQEANLFVHTPLQKATDALQSDPLAGC
- a CDS encoding IS5 family transposase, which codes for MRGADTFTESLFTMRRLDDFVPKSHPLRSIRAMANQALVKMDRLFAQMYEDDIKGGQPSIAPEKLLRAMLLQVLYSVRSERQLMEQTQYNLLFRWFIGLSMDDTVWVPTVFTKNRERLIKHDAVIQFFNEVLAIAQKKNWLSGEHFSVDGTLIQAWAGHKSFVRKDGGDDKDDNDGANFKGRTRSNETHESKTDPDAKLYRKGKTASELRYMGHTLSDNRHGLVVSAMVTNADGHAEREAAKVMLNDARQVTDDPNTEITVGADKGYDAQEFIQACLELKVTPHVAQNTSGRRSAVPDAIACSAGYAVSQQKRKLIEQGFGWVKTVGRMRQVMVRGLKRVDQMFVLSMAAYNLVRMRSLGQIRPQLQ